CTCCGACCCGCAGGCGCCCAACCAGGCGAACCTGGTGCAGTCTGCGATCGACGCCGGCGTGGACGGCATCGCCGTGACCCTGCCCAACGCCGAGGCCATCGGCCCGGCCGCGCAGCGCGCCGTCGAGGCGGGCATTCCCACCGTCGGGCTCAACGCCGGCATGAACGAGTACGCCGAATACGGGCTCAGCGGCTTCTTCGGCCAGGACGAGACCGTTGCCGGCACCGCCGCGGGCGAGCGTCTGAAGGACGAGGGCGCGAAGAACGTGCTGTGCGTCATCCACGAGCAGGGCAACTCCTCGCAGGAAGCACGCTGCGCTGGTGTCAAGGAGGGCCTCGGCGACTCCGGCAAGGTGGAGCTGCTCTACGTCAACGGCCAGGACCTCGTTTCGGCGCAGGCCACGATGCAGGCCAAGCTGGCACAAGACCCCGGGATTGACACCGTGTTCGGCCTCCAGGCCCCGGTGGCCATGCGCGCGATCGACGCGGTCAAGGACGCCGGTTCCGATGCTGAGATCGCGACCTTTGACACGAACGCTGAGCTTGTCGACGCCATTGCCGACGGCAGCGTGAAGTGGGCCGTCGATCAGCAGCCGTACCTGCAGGGCTACCTCGCCGTGGACTCGCTGTGGTTGGCTAAGCGCAACGGCGGCACCATCGGCGGCGGCCAGCCCGTCTACACCGGCCCGAGCTTCGTCGACGCGAGCAAC
Above is a window of Corynebacterium sanguinis DNA encoding:
- a CDS encoding substrate-binding domain-containing protein, which gives rise to MVSHGAPGDTFWDLVRKGAEDAAAKDNIELRYSSDPQAPNQANLVQSAIDAGVDGIAVTLPNAEAIGPAAQRAVEAGIPTVGLNAGMNEYAEYGLSGFFGQDETVAGTAAGERLKDEGAKNVLCVIHEQGNSSQEARCAGVKEGLGDSGKVELLYVNGQDLVSAQATMQAKLAQDPGIDTVFGLQAPVAMRAIDAVKDAGSDAEIATFDTNAELVDAIADGSVKWAVDQQPYLQGYLAVDSLWLAKRNGGTIGGGQPVYTGPSFVDASNVDKIAEAAKAGMR